One part of the Paenibacillus antri genome encodes these proteins:
- a CDS encoding ABC transporter permease has product MIATRADGRAIRRREAGKKLLARIWRFRFMYFLLLPGFAYFIVYKYLPMFGLVVAFQDYSAFRGFFRSEWVGFDNFKLIFEGSDLGRVLFNTLYLNFMQLGLAFPAGIVLALLLNEVRHEFFKKTVQTVVYLPHFVSWIVVVGLVFTLLSSDGIVNSALKLLGLPTINFLTSDAWFMPLIVLENIWKESGWSSILFLAAIAGINPNLYEAAAMDGAKRWQKIWYITLPGIRGTIVILLILQLGNILNTGIEQIFLMVSSLTRDVGTTLDLYVFQKGIEKADYSFATAFGLFKSVVGLVLILAANRLAKRFGEDGVF; this is encoded by the coding sequence ATGATCGCGACCCGAGCGGATGGACGAGCGATCCGGAGGAGAGAAGCGGGCAAGAAGCTGCTCGCCCGGATCTGGAGATTTCGATTCATGTATTTTTTGCTGCTGCCCGGCTTCGCGTACTTCATCGTCTATAAGTATCTCCCGATGTTCGGATTGGTCGTCGCGTTCCAGGATTATAGCGCGTTCCGCGGATTTTTCCGGAGCGAATGGGTCGGATTCGATAACTTCAAGCTCATCTTCGAGGGCTCCGATCTTGGCAGGGTGTTGTTCAACACGCTGTATCTGAACTTCATGCAGCTGGGCCTGGCGTTCCCGGCCGGCATCGTGCTTGCGCTGCTGCTGAACGAGGTGCGGCACGAATTTTTCAAGAAGACGGTCCAAACGGTGGTCTACCTGCCGCACTTCGTCTCTTGGATCGTCGTCGTCGGCCTCGTGTTCACGCTGCTGAGCAGCGACGGCATCGTGAATTCCGCCTTGAAACTTCTGGGATTGCCTACCATTAACTTCTTGACGTCGGACGCCTGGTTCATGCCGCTCATCGTACTCGAGAATATATGGAAGGAATCCGGGTGGAGCTCGATTCTGTTCCTGGCCGCCATCGCGGGGATCAATCCGAACCTGTACGAAGCGGCGGCGATGGACGGCGCCAAGCGCTGGCAGAAGATTTGGTACATTACGCTGCCCGGTATACGGGGCACGATCGTCATTTTGCTCATTTTGCAGCTTGGCAATATTTTGAATACCGGCATCGAGCAAATTTTCCTAATGGTGAGCTCGCTTACGAGGGACGTCGGGACGACGCTGGATCTGTATGTGTTTCAGAAAGGGATCGAGAAAGCGGACTACAGCTTCGCCACCGCCTTCGGCTTATTCAAGAGCGTCGTCGGTCTCGTTCTGATTCTCGCGGCGAATCGTCTAGCGAAACGATTCGGAGAAGACGGTGTGTTCTAA
- a CDS encoding carbohydrate ABC transporter permease — protein MRDTSFGDRFSYGLIIAALFAIALTMVFPFYYMFVTSFVSFGEYMRSDIILWPKVWVADAYYYIFNFRPFLRSLGVTAGVTVVGVFINLVFTSTMAYSLSRAIPGRRFFSFIVLFTFLFGGGLIPTYLVVKETGLIDTYWALIIPGLISAYNLIVMRQFFRNIPGELVEAALIDGASEMRIYFTIMLPLSKPALAAFGLFFAVDHWNHFFDAILYLNDANKWTIQVILRQIVIAGEAMGTIRASAESAAFRSENPPPPETIGMAAVLVATLPIMLIYPFLQKHFAKGVMLGSLKD, from the coding sequence ATGAGAGATACGTCGTTCGGGGACCGTTTCAGTTATGGGTTGATCATCGCGGCGCTGTTCGCGATCGCCTTGACGATGGTGTTCCCGTTTTATTACATGTTCGTCACCTCGTTCGTCTCCTTCGGCGAATACATGAGATCGGATATCATTCTATGGCCGAAGGTGTGGGTGGCCGACGCATACTACTACATTTTCAATTTCAGGCCGTTCCTTCGCTCGCTCGGCGTAACGGCCGGCGTCACGGTTGTCGGCGTGTTCATCAATTTGGTCTTCACGTCGACGATGGCCTATTCGTTGTCGCGGGCGATTCCGGGGCGAAGATTTTTCAGCTTTATCGTTCTCTTTACGTTCTTGTTCGGCGGGGGCTTGATTCCGACTTATTTGGTCGTGAAGGAAACCGGATTGATCGATACGTACTGGGCGCTCATAATTCCCGGCTTGATCAGTGCATATAACCTCATCGTTATGCGGCAGTTTTTCCGAAACATCCCCGGCGAGCTCGTGGAGGCGGCCTTGATCGACGGCGCGAGCGAGATGCGCATTTACTTCACGATCATGCTGCCGCTCTCGAAGCCGGCGCTCGCCGCATTCGGATTATTTTTCGCGGTGGATCACTGGAATCACTTCTTCGACGCGATATTGTATTTGAACGACGCCAACAAGTGGACGATTCAGGTCATTCTGCGACAGATCGTAATCGCCGGGGAAGCGATGGGGACGATTCGGGCGTCCGCGGAAAGCGCAGCGTTCCGTTCCGAGAATCCGCCGCCGCCGGAAACGATCGGCATGGCCGCGGTTCTCGTCGCGACGCTGCCGATCATGCTGATCTACCCGTTCCTGCAAAAGCACTTCGCCAAAGGGGTGATGCTCGGATCGCTGAAGGATTGA
- a CDS encoding extracellular solute-binding protein has product MVNGNKRKGMVVGLSVVLLLSACTGGGATETETPKDEGETEAPVAEQPAAEPAPEKFEISMFKGVWAAIPPNDGEGLQAINERFNVDFKPQLVPMGEAEQKLSVLMASGDIPDIVGFEGPSTNFYQWAEQGAFLPLNEYFESGEYETLNLIPDNVLAKLTVDGNIYAIPQYFRVKYRNSPLIRKDWLDNLGLSMPTNYSELLAVSKAFTEQDPDGNGKNDTYGFAMSSGIDNEMQMGAYYDSGTWLHKNDNGQLIPGIISNGSKERIQFLRDAYAGGYVHKDWPIMTYQDARNLFWTGKAGIYYEGTPGGKGLFEQLASADPKAAIEPLPPFVAPDGSQGYQGLSGFYLMHTLSAELADHPEKVKRILEMTDFFAAFIPTEQANPDNPDFDWKYGGLGKGYDFVDGVRVLTEQGAPNRPQTYFMTAEWAPSDEAVDMRSSISTPLQQAFVDKSVEMWSKPKFVYIDPTNSINSEMYNTKYWELQTILIDEQTKMIIGDQPMDAWDAMVSDFLKSGGQDVIDEVNAKIAEAGVEGHWQ; this is encoded by the coding sequence ATGGTTAACGGCAACAAAAGGAAAGGGATGGTCGTCGGATTGTCCGTGGTTTTGCTGCTCAGCGCTTGTACCGGGGGAGGCGCAACGGAGACGGAGACGCCGAAGGACGAAGGCGAAACGGAAGCGCCCGTCGCGGAGCAGCCCGCCGCGGAACCCGCCCCCGAGAAGTTCGAGATTTCCATGTTCAAGGGCGTGTGGGCCGCCATTCCGCCCAATGACGGCGAAGGACTACAGGCGATCAACGAGAGATTCAACGTCGACTTCAAGCCGCAGCTCGTGCCGATGGGCGAAGCGGAGCAGAAGCTGTCCGTCTTGATGGCGTCCGGCGACATTCCGGACATCGTCGGGTTCGAAGGACCGTCAACCAACTTCTACCAATGGGCGGAGCAGGGCGCGTTCTTGCCGCTTAACGAATATTTCGAATCCGGCGAATACGAGACGCTGAACCTGATTCCCGACAACGTTCTGGCGAAGCTGACCGTAGACGGCAACATCTATGCGATTCCGCAGTATTTCCGCGTGAAGTACCGGAACTCGCCGCTCATCCGCAAGGACTGGCTCGACAATCTGGGCCTCTCGATGCCGACGAATTACAGCGAGCTGCTGGCCGTGTCCAAAGCGTTCACCGAGCAGGATCCGGACGGTAACGGCAAGAACGACACGTACGGCTTCGCCATGAGCAGCGGGATCGATAACGAAATGCAGATGGGCGCTTACTACGACAGCGGCACGTGGCTGCATAAGAACGATAACGGGCAGCTCATCCCCGGCATCATCTCCAACGGTTCCAAGGAACGTATTCAGTTCCTGCGCGACGCCTACGCCGGCGGATACGTCCACAAGGATTGGCCGATCATGACGTACCAAGACGCGCGCAACTTGTTCTGGACGGGAAAAGCCGGCATCTACTACGAGGGTACGCCGGGAGGCAAAGGGTTGTTCGAGCAGCTGGCTTCGGCCGATCCGAAGGCCGCCATCGAGCCGCTTCCTCCGTTCGTGGCGCCGGACGGATCGCAAGGCTATCAAGGGTTGTCCGGCTTTTACTTGATGCATACCTTGAGCGCGGAGCTCGCCGATCACCCGGAGAAGGTAAAGCGCATTCTGGAGATGACCGATTTCTTCGCCGCCTTCATCCCGACGGAGCAAGCGAACCCGGACAATCCCGATTTCGACTGGAAGTACGGCGGACTCGGCAAGGGGTACGACTTCGTCGACGGCGTTAGAGTGCTCACCGAGCAAGGCGCGCCTAACCGCCCTCAGACATACTTCATGACTGCGGAATGGGCACCGAGCGACGAAGCGGTCGATATGCGAAGCAGCATCTCGACGCCGCTGCAGCAAGCATTCGTCGACAAGTCGGTGGAGATGTGGTCGAAGCCGAAATTCGTGTACATCGATCCGACGAACAGCATCAATTCGGAGATGTATAATACGAAATACTGGGAGCTTCAAACGATCCTCATCGACGAGCAGACGAAGATGATTATCGGCGATCAGCCGATGGACGCCTGGGACGCCATGGTCTCCGATTTCTTGAAGAGCGGCGGGCAAGACGTCATCGACGAGGTCAACGCGAAGATCGCGGAGGCGGGCGTGGAAGGGCACTGGCAATAA
- a CDS encoding MFS transporter — translation MGNPMGNMGSRTISALVRNRPGVLAGISAQFALADCNIDRLTVSADRDPALAWMKISAKADDRTLSTLLSRLEAMQEVLSVRARDARKETMAYGTVAYCLFVVIFGINLASPIYSIYKETWDLTPAMVTALFAAYAFPVIPSIVLFGQMAHRLGPRRILGAGLAFAAIGSLGLAVADGYGWMLAARTMQGVAVGMFNGVAVGAMTDLHATRDRRTAAFAAAAMVTAGNALGPVASGSLAEFAPMPTVLPYALHLLMLAAAMAGLAFVEMRTERVPRSRLHLPFVPPGLRLPFATASASSFIAWSAVSLFLSVVPSYLDEWVGRSGYLVSGCTAAFVLGLSVLGQRSMEKMPVPVAASFGCAFMAFGLVSLFLSNAASSSAWLVASAACVGLGHGPLYAVGLGAVNRISPDAARADLISLYYAITYVGVSLPVMGLGLAAQRLDWTEATGWWTAAMLVLLALVWRGWMREARFRPKEFTDR, via the coding sequence ATGGGGAATCCGATGGGGAATATGGGGAGTCGAACGATTTCGGCGCTCGTCCGCAACCGTCCCGGCGTATTGGCCGGCATCTCCGCTCAATTCGCGCTCGCGGACTGCAACATCGACCGGCTGACGGTCAGCGCGGACCGGGATCCTGCGCTCGCTTGGATGAAAATTTCCGCGAAGGCCGACGACCGTACGCTGTCCACGCTGTTGTCCCGGTTGGAAGCGATGCAGGAGGTGCTGTCCGTCCGGGCGCGCGACGCCAGGAAAGAAACGATGGCTTACGGCACCGTCGCTTATTGCTTGTTCGTCGTCATCTTCGGCATTAATCTGGCTTCGCCGATTTATTCCATCTATAAGGAAACATGGGATCTAACCCCGGCTATGGTGACAGCGCTCTTCGCGGCGTATGCGTTCCCGGTCATCCCGTCGATCGTCCTGTTCGGGCAGATGGCGCATCGGCTCGGCCCGCGTCGCATTCTGGGCGCCGGCCTTGCCTTCGCGGCGATCGGATCGCTGGGGTTGGCCGTCGCGGACGGGTACGGGTGGATGTTGGCCGCCAGGACGATGCAGGGAGTGGCGGTGGGCATGTTCAACGGCGTCGCGGTCGGCGCGATGACGGACCTGCACGCGACCCGAGATCGCCGAACGGCGGCGTTCGCCGCCGCGGCGATGGTCACCGCGGGCAACGCCCTCGGTCCCGTCGCGTCCGGGTCTCTGGCGGAATTCGCGCCGATGCCGACAGTGCTCCCGTACGCCTTGCATCTCCTGATGCTCGCCGCCGCGATGGCGGGATTGGCATTCGTCGAGATGAGAACGGAGCGGGTGCCCCGAAGCCGGCTGCATCTGCCGTTCGTGCCGCCAGGATTGCGCTTGCCGTTCGCGACCGCTTCGGCGTCTTCTTTCATCGCCTGGTCGGCCGTCAGCCTCTTCTTGAGCGTAGTGCCGTCTTACCTGGACGAATGGGTCGGCCGCTCCGGTTATCTCGTATCGGGATGCACGGCCGCATTCGTTCTCGGGCTGTCGGTTCTCGGTCAGCGTTCGATGGAGAAGATGCCGGTTCCCGTCGCCGCGTCGTTCGGCTGCGCGTTCATGGCGTTCGGTCTCGTTAGCTTGTTCCTCTCGAACGCGGCGTCGTCATCGGCTTGGCTCGTCGCGAGCGCGGCTTGCGTCGGCCTTGGCCACGGGCCGCTGTACGCCGTCGGTCTCGGCGCGGTGAATCGCATTTCGCCGGATGCGGCAAGGGCGGACCTGATCTCGCTGTATTACGCGATAACGTATGTTGGCGTAAGTCTCCCCGTCATGGGGCTCGGCCTCGCCGCGCAGCGTCTGGATTGGACCGAGGCGACCGGCTGGTGGACCGCCGCGATGCTCGTTCTGCTAGCGCTCGTCTGGCGGGGGTGGATGCGGGAGGCGCGATTCCGACCGAAGGAATTTACAGACCGATAA
- a CDS encoding alpha/beta hydrolase family protein, translating to MWHPDEYIESLYASVTPELRFAAGNAEEWKAWRDRLRERFAERLGGFPARPAALEPKLLERVECDGYVRERVEFTTYDGLRCPAYVLLPTGSKTRGARLPAVAAFHGHGYGSREVVGLSPAGESIVDRPTYQKNFGVQLAKRGFIVVAPEIFGFGDRRLRDEYERDKYSSCDRLSKFLLHMGRTMAGHRVYEAMRTVDYLCMREDVDAERIGCMGISGGGLVASFTAALDERIKSTVVSGYVNTFKASILGIDHCIDNYVPGLGEFAEMPDIVSLIAPRPLLMEAGTKDNIFPLSAALEAFERIREAYALLEVPSNLACDAFDGEHEISGAQAYDWLQRTV from the coding sequence ATGTGGCATCCGGATGAATATATAGAATCCTTGTACGCGAGCGTAACCCCGGAGCTGCGATTCGCCGCGGGGAACGCGGAGGAATGGAAGGCGTGGCGGGATCGACTGCGGGAACGGTTCGCGGAACGTCTGGGCGGCTTTCCGGCTCGGCCCGCGGCATTGGAGCCGAAGCTGCTTGAACGCGTCGAATGCGACGGGTACGTTCGAGAGCGCGTCGAATTTACGACGTACGACGGATTGCGGTGTCCGGCGTACGTGCTTCTGCCCACCGGGAGCAAGACGCGAGGCGCGCGGCTTCCGGCCGTCGCCGCGTTCCATGGACACGGGTACGGCAGCAGGGAGGTCGTAGGGCTGTCGCCCGCGGGCGAGTCGATCGTCGATCGGCCGACGTATCAGAAAAACTTCGGGGTTCAGCTGGCGAAGCGGGGCTTTATCGTCGTCGCGCCGGAAATTTTCGGCTTCGGCGATCGGCGATTGCGAGACGAGTACGAGCGCGACAAGTATTCTTCTTGCGATCGGCTTAGCAAGTTTTTACTCCATATGGGCCGCACGATGGCTGGCCACCGCGTCTATGAAGCGATGAGAACCGTCGATTACTTATGCATGCGAGAAGACGTCGACGCGGAACGGATCGGCTGCATGGGCATTTCCGGCGGCGGACTCGTAGCTTCCTTCACGGCGGCTTTGGACGAACGGATTAAGTCCACTGTGGTCAGCGGGTACGTCAATACATTTAAGGCCAGTATCCTGGGCATCGACCATTGCATCGACAACTACGTTCCCGGATTGGGCGAGTTCGCCGAAATGCCGGATATCGTCAGTTTGATTGCGCCGAGGCCGCTGTTGATGGAGGCGGGGACGAAAGACAACATATTCCCGCTATCCGCAGCGCTCGAAGCGTTCGAACGGATTCGCGAAGCGTACGCTCTGCTGGAGGTTCCTTCGAATTTGGCGTGCGACGCGTTCGACGGGGAACATGAAATCAGCGGCGCGCAAGCGTACGACTGGCTGCAGCGAACCGTCTGA